In Macaca thibetana thibetana isolate TM-01 chromosome 8, ASM2454274v1, whole genome shotgun sequence, one DNA window encodes the following:
- the ADAMDEC1 gene encoding ADAM DEC1, whose amino-acid sequence MSWVLLSVLWLIVQTQAIAIKQTPELTLHEIVRPIKLHILHKREIESNQTEKHGKEERYEPEVQYQMILNGEEIILSLQKSKHLLGPDYTETLYSPRGEEITTKPENMEHCYYKGNILNEKNSVASISTCDGLRGYFTHHHQRYLIKPLKSTDEKEHAIFTSNQEEQDPANYTCGVRSTGGKQGPIRISRSLKSPEQEDFLRAQKYIDLYLVLDNAFYKNYNENLTLIRSFVFDVMNLLNVIYNTIDVQVALVGMEIWSDGDKIKVVPSGSTTFNNFLRWHSSNLREKIHDHAQLLSGISFNNRRVGLAASNSLCSPSSIAVIEAKKKNSVALVAVMSHELGHVLGMPDVPFDTKCPSGSCVMNQYLSSKFPKDFSTSCRAHFERYLLSQKPKCLLQAPIPTNIMTTPVCGNHLLEVGEDCDCGSPKECTNLCCEALKCKLKPGTDCGGDAPNHTTE is encoded by the exons ATGTCTTGGGTCCTGCTGTCTGTACTCTGGCTCATTGTTCAAACTCAAG CAATAGCCATAAAGCAAACACCTGAATTAACGCTCCATGAAATAGTTCGTCCTATAAAACTTCACATTTTACACAAAAGAGAGATCGAGAGCAACCAGACAGAAAAGCATGGCAAAGAG GAAAGGTATGAACCCGAAGTTCAATATCAGATGATCTTAAATGGAGAAGAAATCATTCTCTCCCTACAAAAATCCAA GCATCTCCTGGGGCCAGACTATACTGAAACACTGTACTCACCCAGAGGAGAGGAAATCACCACGAAGCCTGAGAACATG GAACACTGTTACTATAAAGGAAACATCCTAAATGAAAAGAATTCTGTTGCCAGCATTAGTACTTGCGACGGGTTGAG AGGATACTTCACACATCATCATCAAAGATACCTGATAAAACCTCTGAAAagcacagatgagaaagaacatgCCATCTTTACATCTAACCAGGAGGAGCAAGACCCAGCTAACTACACATGTGGTGTGAGGAGCACTGGCGGGAAACAAGGCCCAATTCGAATCTCTAGATCACTCAAAAGCCCAGAG CAAGAAGACTTTCTTCGGGCACAGAAATACATTGATCTCTATTTGGTGCTGGATAATGCCTTT TATAAGAACTATAATGAGAATCTAACTCTGATAAGAAGCTTTGTGTTTGATGTGATGAACCTACTCAATGTG ATTTATAACACCATAGATGTTCAAGTGGCCTTGGTAGGTATGGAAATCTGGTCTGACGGTGATAAGATAAAGGTGGTGCCCAGCGGAAGTACCACGTTTAACAACTTCCTGAGATGGCACAGTTCCAACCTGAGGGAAAAGATCCACGACCATGCTCAGCTCCTCAG CGGGATTAGCTTCAACAATCGACGCGTGGGACTGGCAGCTTCAAATTCCTTGTGTTCCCCATCTTCGATTGCTGTTATTGAG gctaaaaaaaagaatagtgtgGCTCTTGTAGCAGTGATGTCACATGAGCTGGGCCATGTCCTTGGTATGCCTGATGTTCCATTCGACACCAAGTGTCCCTCCGGCAGTTGTGTGATGAATCAGTATCTGAG TTCAAAATTCCCAAAGGATTTCAGTACGTCTTGCCGCGCACATTTTGAAAGATACCTTTTATCTCAGAAACCAAAGTGCCTGCTGCAAGCACCTATTCCTACAAATATAATGACAACACCAGTGTGTGGGAACCACCTTCTGGAAGTGGGAGAAGATTGTGATTGTGGTTCTCCTAAG GAATGTACCAACCTCTGCTGCGAAGCCCTAAAGTGTAAACTGAAGCCTGGAACTGATTGTGGAGGAGACGCTCCAAACCATACCAC AGAGTGA